GATGTCGGCTTATCACATCCTGGGGCTGGAGAAGGTCCCAAGGGTCCGGCTGTTCGCCGGTTAAAGTGGTACATGAGCTGGGTTCAGAACGTCGTGAGACAGTTCGGTCTGTATCCGTCGTGGGCGTGGGAGTGTTGAGGGGCGTCGTCTCTAGTACGAGAGGACCGAGACGAAGCGACCGCTCGTGTACGGGCTATCCTGCCAAGGGTATCGCCCGGTAGCGATGTCGCGCGGAGATAACCGCTGAAAGCATCTAAGTGGGAAACTCTCCCCAAGATGAACACTCCTGGACCATAAGGTCCCTAAAGGGCCCTGGGAGACTACCAGGTTGATAGGGCGCAGATGTACGGGGGGCAACCCCTTCAGTCGAGCGCTACTAATCGCCCGTGCAGTTTGATCTCTCCCGCTGGTTCCTCATGCTGAACACCATCCATTCCCCCGATTGTCGCTGGTCCCCTCACGGGGACCAGTCCAAATCGGCTGGCGACTAGCGCGCAGGGGCCACACCCGTTCCCATTCCGAACACGGCAGTTAAGCCCTGCAGCGCCGATGGTACTGCCACCGCGAGGTGGTGGGAGAGTAGGCCGTCGCCAGCCTTGCCTTCGAAGCCCGGCCATCGCGAGATAGCCGGGCTTTCGTTTTGGAGGCGGGACGGGCGGAGGCGGGAAGGGCGGTAAGGACGGTAAGGAACAAACAGGCGGGACCATCCGAGGATGGCCCGTCTTGATCGTCGAGTCACGATCTAAGCTCCGTGCGGCTCCGGCGGCCGCAGACCTCCCGACCTTACCGCCCTTACCGTCTTTCCCGCCCTTACCGTCTTTCCCCCCCTTCCTGCCCGCCATACCTTCCCCCAATGCCCCGTTCCGGCCACATCGCCCTCGCCGGCGCACCCAATGTCGGAAAATCGTCCCTGCTCAACGCCCTGGTCGGCCAGCACCTGGCCATCGTGAGTCCCCGGGCCCAGGCCACCCGGCTGCCCGTGACCGGGCTCCGCACCGAGGACGACACCCAATACATTTTCCACGACCTTCCCGGCCTCCTCGATCCCGCCTATCTCCTGCAGGTCCGCATGCGGGAGCTGGCGCTCGACGCGATCCAGCGGGCAGACGTCATCCTCCACCTCCATCCCGCGCCCGACGCCCCCGCGCCCCCGTTCCGCGAGGTGGCCGGCCTGGCTCAGCCGCCGTCCGCGCCAATCCTCACCGTCTATACCAAGGGCGATCTCCTCTGGCCCGGGCGCCGCGACGCGCTGGAGCGCGATGCCGTCGTGGTCGCGGCCGCCGCCCAGGAAGGGATCGACCACCTGCTCGAGCGCATCCGCCCGCTCCTCCC
This is a stretch of genomic DNA from Gemmatimonadales bacterium. It encodes these proteins:
- the era gene encoding GTPase Era; the protein is MPRSGHIALAGAPNVGKSSLLNALVGQHLAIVSPRAQATRLPVTGLRTEDDTQYIFHDLPGLLDPAYLLQVRMRELALDAIQRADVILHLHPAPDAPAPPFREVAGLAQPPSAPILTVYTKGDLLWPGRRDALERDAVVVAAAAQEGIDHLLERIRPLLPEREFEFAPDDVGTQPLRFFVVEYLREAAFARLGDELPYAFTAEVEEFREAERPVYIRVTLFVERESQKGMVIGQGGETIKAIGAHARSRLEELIGAPVYLDSWVKVLPNWRKSSTALTRFGFPESTPAAAARRSSGKETA